Proteins found in one Oryza glaberrima chromosome 4, OglaRS2, whole genome shotgun sequence genomic segment:
- the LOC127770465 gene encoding uncharacterized protein LOC127770465, which yields MAPAAAADAAKLSVSGAALAALLACCGSADGDSDGLLFGVASRAAAAPPSFYDDDDDDQARASSGPSLSISVAGHASVAQPSSLADPLGRFTRSSYSPDPSAAIGFFSSSRRRSPLRPSMREAALARSLSKTLVLAHPLVFLLVAPSSSAAGLSVHSFDYRAFLLVDSRLVPASLSVVNAGPGFREQYHAFAPESPLPSLPEQPVKQGYSIGEQKALDGMVEGFGLERVGAMVTSASVLTSEMEEMYSGMLRKLEGLARQVEGSNERVLDQEKQNTLLRKKVAGLK from the coding sequence atggcccccgccgccgccgccgacgccgcgaagctctccgtctccggcgccgccctcgcggCGCTGCTCGCCTGCTGCGGCTCGGCCGACGGCGACTCCGACGGGCTCCTCTTCGGCGTGGCTAGCCGCGCAGCCGCGGCTCCCCCCTCcttctacgacgacgacgacgacgaccaggcCCGCGCCTCCTCgggcccctccctctccatctccgTCGCGGGGCACGCCTCGGTCGCGCAGCCTTCCTCCCTCGCCGATCCGCTCGGCCGCTTCACCAGGTCGTCCTACTCCCCCgacccctccgccgccatcggcttcttctcctcctcccgccgccgctcgccgctgcgcCCCTCCATGCGCGAGGCCGCCCTCGCGCGCTCCCTCTCGAAGACCCTGGTGCTCGCCCACccgctcgtcttcctcctcgtggcaccatcctcctccgccgctggccTCTCCGTTCACTCGTTCGACTACCGTGCGTTCCTCCTCGTTGACTCCCGCCTTGTGCCGGCCTCCCTCAGCGTCGTCAACGCTGGGCCCGGATTCAGGGAGCAGTACCACGCCTTCGCGCCGgagtcgccgttgccgtcgctgCCGGAGCAGCCTGTAAAGCAGGGTTACAGCATTGGTGAGCAGAAGGCGCTTGATGGGATGGTAGAAGGGTTCGGGCTGGAGAGGGTAGGGGCAATGGTGACCTCGGCCTCTGTGCTGACCTCCGAAATGGAGGAGATGTACAGTGGGATGCTAAGGAAGCTGGAGGGGCTTGCTCGGCAGGTTGAGGGGAGCAACGAACGCGTGCTCGATCAG